The region TGGGCCAGGTTCTTTAACCGCAAAGGTAGCCATAACATCATCGGCCTCATAGTCATCTACACCGACCATCGGAATTCCAAATTCATCAAGAAGATCTAGCAAGATCGGAATCTGTGGTGTCAATAAATCTGGTTCTTCTTCGCCTTCGCCATCTTCCTCAAGGCGGTTAGCTTTGTATTCAGGGAAAATATCTACTCGCCATGACGGGCGCCAATCTCCTTCGATGCAGGCGACGATGCGATTTGGTGAGTACATGCCAATTAGGCGTGCTGTCATGTCAAGGTAACCGCGTATCGCATTTACTGGGGTGCCATCGGGTGCCAACAAGGTATCGGGCATTCCGTAGTAAGCGCGATACCAAAGTGAAGCGCTATCAAGGAGCATCAAAGTCATAGGTCATCCACCATATATGAAACTACGCCGCGATCTAAACGCTTGATCGCTTCACGACAAACTGGACGTAACTTCTCGCTGGCACCAGCGATCTGCATTAATAAATCCATCAACTGCTTGGCCGAGCGAACGAAATCTCCGACCGACATATCCGAGCCCTTGAGAACGTTTGTAAGAGAGTTACCCTGCGCCCAACGATAAGAAATATAGGCAAAACCGAAGTCGGGTTCTTTCTGGGTGTTAACATCAAACTCGTTCTCGATATCTTCAAGTTTGGCCCATAGTTTGGTGATCTCAACTAGTGCGTTAGAGACGTTTTGGTGAGGCATCTTTGGCGCATACTCATCGCGCGATCTTGATTGAAAGATCATGCACGAGACAACAGATAAAAGTTCCGGAGCAGATAACTCATCGAGAATTCCATTACGAATAGTTTCGGTTAACAGAAGATCTGATTCGGCGTAAATCTTGGCGAGAATCTTGCCTTGAGGAAGTGGCTTCTCCCCCTCGATATATCCAAGATGGGTCAATACATCACAGATGCGATCAAAGGTCTTAGCGATGACATGGGTACGGTTTTCAACTCTTCCACGCAAGCCTTCGGATTCGCGGTGCAGGCGCTCTGCACGCTCAGCAAAGCGAGCATGTGTTTCACGATCGTTACATGAATGGCAGGGATGTGAACGCGTACTGCGGCGCAGACCATCTATCTCATTCTCCATATGTTGGCGCTGGCGATTGTCAAAAGTCTTTCGGCCATCGCGTTTAGATAACAGCTTCTCTAACTCTTTTATATCACTTCGTAATCTGGCATAGCTTGCAAAGTCACCTAAGTGGCACTCGGCACTAGCCATTAACTCAAGTCGCGCACTCTCATTCTTCTTAATTTGCTTGACCAAACCAACTACAGCGCGGTCTGCTTGGAACTGTGCAAACGAAGATTCCAAACTTCCGTGGGCTCGCTCTCGACCAAAACGTGCGATTAGATTTATCGCCATGTTGTAGGTCGGAGTAAATGAAGAACGCAGTGGATATGTTCTAGTTGATGCCAAACTGGCCGCCATCGCCGAATCCACAGTTGGAGACCACTGCACAACGGCATTTCCTTCAATATCGATGCCGCGTCTGCCGGCACGACCAGTTAATTGCGTGTACTCCCCTGGTGTAATCGGAACGTGCGCTTCACCATTCCACTTACTCAACTTTTCGAGTACTACGGTTCGCGCCGGCATATTGATACCTAGCGCAAGGGTTTCGGTGGCAAATACTGCTTTAACTAAGCCGCGTTGAAAGAGATCTTCGATCGCGTTTTTAAAGGATGGAAGTAAACCGGCGTGATGAGCGGCGATGCCACGTTCGAGAGCGGTAATCCATTCACGATACCCAAGGACTTCAAGATCTTCTTCCGGCAAATTAGCGGTGTAACGTTCGGCAGTTTTGAGAATTTCGGCGCGTTCTTCAGTATTAGTTAGCTTAATCCCAGCGGCTAAACACTGTTTTACCGCCGCATCACATCCCATCCGAGAGAAGATAAATGTGATCGCGGGTAACAAGTTTTCGCGTTGAAGTTTCTCAATAATCTCTGGCCGGGATAAACGTGATTCGGATGCCCCCCATTGCTCACGGCGGTGGCGCGGAATCTTTACCTTACGCATAGCTTCGCGCTCAGCGGCAAGGATTTCTGGGTTCACTTTGCCAGGGCTTGAGAACAAGTCGATTAGAGATGAGTTGATCAAAATATGTTGATACAACGGGATCGGTCGATGCTCGCTCAAGATCACATGGGTTTCACCACGTACTTCACCGAGCCATTCTCCGAACTCTTCAGCGTTAGAAACCGTTGCAGATAGCGAGATGACCTGTACTGACTCCATCAAGTGAATCAAGACTTCTTCCCAAACCGCACCACGGAACTTATCCGCCAGGTAATGAACCTCATCCATAACAACCGAACCTAAATTGGTGAGCGTTGAAGAGCCGGCATAGAGCATGTTGCGCAGAACTTCTGTGGTCATAACCAAGATATCTGCTTCAGAATTGATATTGGTATCACCGGTTAGCAAGCCAACACGATCTTCACCGAATCGATCTACGAACTCCTGAAACTTCTGATTCGATAACGCTTTGATCGGTGTTGTGTAGAAACACTTCTTGCCATTTCGTAGCGCTAAAAACGCGGCGAATTCTCCGACTACCGTCTTGCCGGCACCAGTTGGAGCAGCAACTAAAACTCCATGTCCACTTTCTACCGCGTGACAAGCCTGGATCTGGAAGTCATCAAATGGGAACTTGGATTCGGCTAGAAATTCTTCGGTTACAGCATGCTTGCTTCGACTCTTTGCAGCGGCGAATTTTTCAGCAGGCGTACTCACGGGGTCCACGATAGTCCAGCACCTGCCATACATTCAGCACGAACTGGCAAACCTCCAATTCGCTCACCATCGGCATATGCAACCGCAGTAGATGAGATAGAGACACGAGCGCTGCGATAAATGCGCACTTGAGGATGCCCGATATGCGCACCCTTAAATACCTTGGGAAAGACCTTGATAAATTCTGGCTTGCTCACTGGATGCAAGATCATGACATCAAATAACCCATCGGTCATTGATGCATCGGGACAGACCTGCATTCCTCCCCCGTAGCACTTACCGTTGGCAACGGCGATCAGCATCGCCTCGACTTGAAGTGATTGGGTATCTAATTCGATTGTGTATGAAATCGGTGCAAATCTTGTCAACTCCATCGCAATAGCCAAGTTGTACTTCATTGGCCCTTTCGGCCATCTCATTGTGTTGGCTCGCTCGTTTACCACCGAATCAAAACCGGTTGAAAGTATTGCTCCAAACCATTCCGAATCAACCATTCCTAAATCAATAGGAGTCGGTTGATTGGTTGTAACAAAATCTAACTGCTGAGTTATCGAGTCTAGGTTCCAACCCATGGCTCGAACTAAATCATTTCCTGTACCTGCCGGAATCACTGAAAACGGAATCTTTCTTGGGGCAACCAATTGGATTACGAGATGCGCTAGACCGTCACCACCAACTGCAATTACACCATGGCAGTTTTGACCTTCTGGAAGATCAAGAAAATTCGCTAAATTCTCCTTTAACTTAAGCGCTGACGTTGCCGTGATGATCGTGTATTCAAGACCATGTTTTGCGAAGTAACCAGCAACTTCTCTACCGAGTGCGGCGCCCTTTCCTCCCCCAGAAACAGGGTTGATGACGATCGCCCACACGATTTAAACCTGAGGAATTTCTTTTTTTGCTCGTCGCTTGTCATTCCACAGCGCGAATACACCTGAAAGCAAGTACAGAATAATGAGTGGAATTGCCAGAAGAATCATCGACAGCGGATCAGCACTTGGTGAGAACCCTGCAACAAAGAGCACAATGCAGAAGACCCAAATTCTCCACGGCCTTAAAATCGCTACGCCGCTCAAGAAGCCAATCAAGTTAAAGGTAACTAGAAAAACAGGAAGCTCAAAAGCTAAGCCAAAGACCAGAATCGTTCGCATGACAAAATCTAGGTAATCATCAAATTTAACAAGGTTATTTAGTGCATCTGGGGTGAATCCAAAGAGCACCTTGATCGCCAGCGGGAGAATTGCGTAACCGAGGAAAGTTCCGGCCGCGAAGAATGGAGTGGCAGCGATGAAGAAGAAGACTGAGTTTCGCTTTTCTTTACGGTGAAGTGCTGGCGCAATAAATGCCCATAGTTGATATAACCAATATGGCGCCGCAATGATTAGACCCGTTAGTAAGGCGACTTTTATCTGAAGATTTAGCGGACCAAGTACGCCACTGATGTAGAGCGAACCGCAGGTATCAGAGCCAGTTCTCTGAGCTAGCTCCAGATCACAGACTGGCTGCGCTAACTTTGCAATGATTTCGTTGTAGAAGAACCAACCAATTAAGGCGGCTAACAAGATTGCTGAAACCGAGCGAACTATCCGCTTTCGAAACTCGCGTAAATGTTCCAATAAGGGCATGCGAGCCGATTTTGCACCAGCCATCATGAGCGTTGGACGCGGGCCTAATTACTTACTGAATTACTTAGTTGATGAATCGTCGTCGTTCTTCTTTTCATCCCCATCGTTCTTCATCTCGCTCTTGAAGATGCGAAGTGATTGACCTAGAGAGCGCGCTGAATCAGGCAGGCGCTTGGCACCAAAGAGAACGATAAAGACTAGAAGGACAAGAAGGAGATGACTTGGTTGCGCTAAATTCATAGGTACAAGATATCCTATTAGCGGCAGTATGCGCAGGTACGCCTAGGACGAGAAGCGATCGTTCTTATAAAGCTCCAAGGTAGCCTGCGCCTTTGCGCCTACTGATTTGGCCAGTTCTGCTGGATCTGTGATCTCGGTATTGGCCAACGTGCTCATAAAGTTTCGCACCAACCAATCTTGGCTAAATGAGGTCACTTCAACCGTGATCCCCTTACCTAGACTCAAGGCCGACGAAGTCGCCATATCGGTCTCTAAACGAAACCTCTCAAAGGTGGTTCGTAAACGAGAGTTAATTCTGCATTTAGCGCGAAAAATTTCTTCGCTGCTGTTCTGAGATTGAGAAACAAAGTCGCTGGCATCTAGAAGTTTTGCCTGTTTCACATTATCTAAACGGAAGGTGCGAAATCCTGACGCTGTACTGCAGTAGGCCAGCAACACTTCTATTCCTTTATCTTCACCCAATTCGAGTGGGGTAACAACTCTGGTTGAAATCTGATCCCTAATCAGCGAGTGATATTCAATCTCTAGATTTTTGCGTTCCTTAAGCGCTCGTAAAATAACTGCGCGATGTGCACTATCGACAGTTGGAGTTACCTGTGCGATATCGCCAATCAGCGACTTGATCTTCATTTGAAGTGAGGTAATCGCAAGCACAAGATCCTCACGATCTTTTGAGAGCGACTCTTTGAGAAAATCTAAACCAATTGCAATTACAACAAGCTCTTCCTTAGTCAACAGACGTACCTTTTGAAGAATCTCGGCGTTACGAATTGAAACGTAACCAGATTCAAATGAGAGATCGATTAACTCAAGTGGCGTATATCCCGGAAGACCACACATCCAGAGCGTATTGAGATCATCCAGCAACTCTTCAGAAGTAATTGCAAACTCTTTGGCAAGATCCTTAATCGAGATCCCTTGATGGGTAGTGATAAAAGGAACTAGATCGAGCAGCCGAGCGGTCTTGGCTATAGGTGAGGTGGCTTGTTTAACCATAGCGTTTCACCCCAAGTTCCAGCCTCTTCACAACTTCTTCTCGAACGCTCTTTGGTTCTAAGACGATTGCATCATCTCCATACCAAAGGACTTCTTCAATAAATCTCTCTTGATCGCGAAAATTCACTTCAACTTGATCCCAACCAGCGATAGCGCTTTGTGTGGAAGAAGTTTTGGAGCGAGAACGAAGCGCAATCGCTCTTCCAACTCTTAGATAGATCACTGCAGTACGAACTTCATCGCCGCTCTTGCTCAGGCTAGATAGATCAAACTCTTTATCTACCTCGAAAGATCCGGGCTTGCCTTCAGACGCGATATCTCCGGAAATGCGATCTAAACGGAAACTTCTAATACCTAACTTCTCGAGATCGAGTCCGTATAGATACCAATGACCGTAGCGAGATGTAACTGCATACGGTGCGATCTTACGATCCTGTTCCGCTAACTCTTCGCTTAAGTATTTAAAAGAGATTTTCTGTCTAGATGTGATCGCACTGATTGCAACTTGCAAGTTCTTATCGCGAACATTCGCATGCGGTGCAAGATCCGGAATCGACTCAATATCTGATTCGATACCAATCGCATGTAACTTTCTGAGGGCGGTTAGCGCTGAGCCGTCTAGCGCTGCCCCGCGCCATGCTTCAGCTGCGAGAGAAAGCAGTGAGATCTCCTGGCTACTAACTTCACCTAATTGAAATTGATAGCTATCCGGCTTGATTCGATAGCCCGCCTCATCTTCAAAGAGTGGGTCGAAAGAACCTACTTCGATCTCAATTCCGAGGTTACGTAGATCATCTTTGTCGCGCTCGAACATCCGCTCTTTACTTTCCGCGGTTCCTTCATATCCATCTACAGTTCGAAAGATTTCAGATTTCGTTATATATCTCTTCGTGGCCAATAGTGCGATAGTTAAGTTAACTAAACGCTCAGTCTTCCGCGACACCGTAAGAGCCCTTCGCGGGACGACGACGTCGTGCAAGAACTTCAACACCGGGCGCCATGCGGCGAGAGAAGATCAAGAAACCAGTGTGGCCGATCATTCTCTGTTGCGGACGAACTGCCAAACCTTCATGGTGCCAACCACGAACCATGCTTTCGAAACTTTCCGGCTCGGTGAAATGTCCATCATCCTTAAGCGCTTCAGCGGTTGCAGATAGCTGAGTTGTTGTTGCAACGTAGGCCATAAAGACTCCCCCAGGTCGCAAAACTTTCGCGGCCATTTCAACACATTCCCAAGGGGCGAGCATGTCTAGGATCACGCGATCAAACTCGTGGTCAAATTC is a window of Candidatus Planktophila lacus DNA encoding:
- a CDS encoding helix-turn-helix transcriptional regulator; translated protein: MSRKTERLVNLTIALLATKRYITKSEIFRTVDGYEGTAESKERMFERDKDDLRNLGIEIEVGSFDPLFEDEAGYRIKPDSYQFQLGEVSSQEISLLSLAAEAWRGAALDGSALTALRKLHAIGIESDIESIPDLAPHANVRDKNLQVAISAITSRQKISFKYLSEELAEQDRKIAPYAVTSRYGHWYLYGLDLEKLGIRSFRLDRISGDIASEGKPGSFEVDKEFDLSSLSKSGDEVRTAVIYLRVGRAIALRSRSKTSSTQSAIAGWDQVEVNFRDQERFIEEVLWYGDDAIVLEPKSVREEVVKRLELGVKRYG
- the tatC gene encoding twin-arginine translocase subunit TatC, which translates into the protein MMAGAKSARMPLLEHLREFRKRIVRSVSAILLAALIGWFFYNEIIAKLAQPVCDLELAQRTGSDTCGSLYISGVLGPLNLQIKVALLTGLIIAAPYWLYQLWAFIAPALHRKEKRNSVFFFIAATPFFAAGTFLGYAILPLAIKVLFGFTPDALNNLVKFDDYLDFVMRTILVFGLAFELPVFLVTFNLIGFLSGVAILRPWRIWVFCIVLFVAGFSPSADPLSMILLAIPLIILYLLSGVFALWNDKRRAKKEIPQV
- the tatA gene encoding Sec-independent protein translocase subunit TatA, coding for MNLAQPSHLLLVLLVFIVLFGAKRLPDSARSLGQSLRIFKSEMKNDGDEKKNDDDSSTK
- a CDS encoding diacylglycerol/lipid kinase family protein, with amino-acid sequence MWAIVINPVSGGGKGAALGREVAGYFAKHGLEYTIITATSALKLKENLANFLDLPEGQNCHGVIAVGGDGLAHLVIQLVAPRKIPFSVIPAGTGNDLVRAMGWNLDSITQQLDFVTTNQPTPIDLGMVDSEWFGAILSTGFDSVVNERANTMRWPKGPMKYNLAIAMELTRFAPISYTIELDTQSLQVEAMLIAVANGKCYGGGMQVCPDASMTDGLFDVMILHPVSKPEFIKVFPKVFKGAHIGHPQVRIYRSARVSISSTAVAYADGERIGGLPVRAECMAGAGLSWTP
- a CDS encoding DEAD/DEAH box helicase, yielding MYGRCWTIVDPVSTPAEKFAAAKSRSKHAVTEEFLAESKFPFDDFQIQACHAVESGHGVLVAAPTGAGKTVVGEFAAFLALRNGKKCFYTTPIKALSNQKFQEFVDRFGEDRVGLLTGDTNINSEADILVMTTEVLRNMLYAGSSTLTNLGSVVMDEVHYLADKFRGAVWEEVLIHLMESVQVISLSATVSNAEEFGEWLGEVRGETHVILSEHRPIPLYQHILINSSLIDLFSSPGKVNPEILAAEREAMRKVKIPRHRREQWGASESRLSRPEIIEKLQRENLLPAITFIFSRMGCDAAVKQCLAAGIKLTNTEERAEILKTAERYTANLPEEDLEVLGYREWITALERGIAAHHAGLLPSFKNAIEDLFQRGLVKAVFATETLALGINMPARTVVLEKLSKWNGEAHVPITPGEYTQLTGRAGRRGIDIEGNAVVQWSPTVDSAMAASLASTRTYPLRSSFTPTYNMAINLIARFGRERAHGSLESSFAQFQADRAVVGLVKQIKKNESARLELMASAECHLGDFASYARLRSDIKELEKLLSKRDGRKTFDNRQRQHMENEIDGLRRSTRSHPCHSCNDRETHARFAERAERLHRESEGLRGRVENRTHVIAKTFDRICDVLTHLGYIEGEKPLPQGKILAKIYAESDLLLTETIRNGILDELSAPELLSVVSCMIFQSRSRDEYAPKMPHQNVSNALVEITKLWAKLEDIENEFDVNTQKEPDFGFAYISYRWAQGNSLTNVLKGSDMSVGDFVRSAKQLMDLLMQIAGASEKLRPVCREAIKRLDRGVVSYMVDDL
- a CDS encoding helix-turn-helix transcriptional regulator; amino-acid sequence: MVKQATSPIAKTARLLDLVPFITTHQGISIKDLAKEFAITSEELLDDLNTLWMCGLPGYTPLELIDLSFESGYVSIRNAEILQKVRLLTKEELVVIAIGLDFLKESLSKDREDLVLAITSLQMKIKSLIGDIAQVTPTVDSAHRAVILRALKERKNLEIEYHSLIRDQISTRVVTPLELGEDKGIEVLLAYCSTASGFRTFRLDNVKQAKLLDASDFVSQSQNSSEEIFRAKCRINSRLRTTFERFRLETDMATSSALSLGKGITVEVTSFSQDWLVRNFMSTLANTEITDPAELAKSVGAKAQATLELYKNDRFSS